The nucleotide sequence TCCTTCTCCTTGGCCGGCACAACAGAGGGGAGTCCTCCTTCCCCCTTGTGGCGTCCCCTCCCTCTCCAACTTTATATACTTAGGATTTGTCCCTTTGGAGATACAAGTTTCGTAGATGatctaattagagctagacctagaTCTCTCTAAtcctcaaaatagagaagccatgtgtggttctcttcttcttcctctaattCTCCAGCGACTATTAGCTCTGGATGGCAAAGCGCTGCTGAATCTTGAAGCCCGAACACTTGCAATCTGTAGAGAGCTCGTGTTTTCGGTCTTCGGTTAGAGGGATCGTCCGTGAATGGTTTGAGGGACTTCATCGACGATCTAGACCAACTCTTCTTTCACTGTAACTCGTAGTTGGTAATGGTCTGATATAAACCCCTTTGTCCATCTTCATAGTGTTCCGCGACCGTGATCGTAGGATGAATTTTTTTCTCTAGTTCTGTGCCTCCATGAGAAGTAAgcttgtgcctctcgcgaaagtaaaaaaaacacacattttttcttTTCTGAGAGGTACAATTGTAACTATTGCAAGAGCAACCATGTGCCTTCACGAGAAGTAAATCCATGCCTCTCGCCAAAGAAAGAAAATAATAAAACATGTTTTTTCATGCAAATTTTTTCTAAAATTCTTTTTTGTCCAAAAACCTATGAAAAACAGGGCAAAAGCCGAAAAAACCCAAAAAAACCATCTAAAACCCAAAAATGCGTACAAAAAACACAAAATCTCGAGAGAACGCCCAGCATGCTACATGTGGCAGTGACTTAGAGCGCGCCACATCAAAAGTGACCGTTGTGGGAGCCCCACAACGAGTACTCCTTAGCTAGTTGATCCTGTTGTTCTCCTTCACAATGCCAGCATAAAGGGGAGCCCCTATAGGGCGCCTTCAGCATCGGCTCGAGGGACTGGCGCCTATGCGCCCGCGAATTGGGCCGACCCAGGTCGCCTTGTTTGATTGTCCCGCACGTCGCCCCGTTCGCTCGATCATGGCTGACTTttgaaaaaataaggaaaaatatcaggaattaaaaaatgttcacgaattttgaaagaaagttcacaaacttgaaaaatagttcacaaatttaaaaaaagttcatcaagtttaAAAAAACTTCATCAATTTGAAAGTGGTTCGTTGGTTTTGAAAAGAAAGTACATTTATttcgaaaaaaatcatcaaaatttaaaaaaaatcaccaattttgaaaaaagttcaaaaacttcaaaaaaaattcacaaatttgagaaaaagttcatcaaatttgaaaaaagttcaccgatttttagaaaagttcatcggatttgaaaaatgttcaataaataataaaaaatccattgattttgaaaaaaatgttcaccaaaTTTTAAAACGTTCATAAAACTTGGTGAAATTGTTTCATCAAATTATAAAAaagtaataataaaaaaaataaaaggaaaaagaaaataacaaAGAACAAAGGAATGAAAAGGATGTAAATAGTCACATCGGTTTGATTGGTCTAGTTGGTTATTTTAGGTAGCTTGCACGAGGTCGTAGCTTTGAAACTTGCCGGTCTCTCTTTTTTGCACCTTTTCAAAATAGAAAGAAAAGGGAACATGGCCCGGCCTAGCACGGCGCAGCGTGTGCGCCCCTTTGTGTACATTGAAGGGATGGGGGCAGAGGGTACCGTTTAGGATTTGCCAGCAAAAAGAGGAGCTCCTATTGGACGCGCTTTGTGTCAAAATGTCGTCGCCGCGCACAGGGGTGCagcctgactgggccggcccatagtGTTGTACCGGTGGTaagaaaagaaagcaaaaaggGGGGAGGGAAACGCGAACCTGCGACCTATAGATTCAAAGCACATGCTCCCAGCCACTCCACCTGACTAGCATTCCTTGTACTAGCATACAAACGCGCACTTATAATAACTTAGTACAACCGTACAACCAGAATTACACACTGTAGTGAACATCTTAAAAGAAATTGTAGATTTTTTCTGAAAGTGTATATTTTGAAAAAGTTCGACCATTTTTTTCATTTCTAAACATACTTTGTACACAGGAACATATTCTGTACAAAAAAAGTGTATATTTTTTGTACACAATGTTCTGAATCTTGAAGACAAATTtgaagcacaaacattttttgaatcttcagaacaaatttagaaatggagaacaaatttggaagcgcgaacaatttttaaagcacggacattttttgaatcttgagaacaaattttgaaaactcccgaacaaatttggaagcgcgaacaattttttaaagcacaaacatttttttaaactcgagaattttttttgaaatagagaacaattttgaaaaatcccgaacaaatttggaagcataaattttttttggaaaatgtgAACAAAACTGGAAGtccaaacaattttttaaagcacgaacattttttcaatcttgaaaacatattttgaaatggaaagaaatatttaaaaaacccgaataaatttggaagcgcgaacattttttgaatatgtgaacaaaaaattgaaattcagtacattttatgaattttagaagttttgtacttttttgtgtaacgagaacaatttttgaattttgagaacattttttggaaacacgaacaaaatttaaaattttgatttttttaaaggaagagaagaaaaggaaaggaaataaaaacTAAAATCATAAACATTTTGTAAAACAAAGAACATATTCTGAAAAAAAAGTAAACTTGAAAAAGAAagtgaaacaagaaacaaaaaacgaaaaaatgaaaaagaaacagaaacgaaaaaaagagaaataaaaaaacaaTAGAAAGCCAAAAAAGAACCAGATAAAAACGATGCAGGAAAAAAACCTGGTTcagggaaccttctggaaggttcccaaaaccggtttgGACGCATTAtgtgtgggccggcccatttctgtCGCTCGCTGCGCTGCCCCTGTGCGATCGCTCGACAGtttgccgcagcgagcggcgaATAGGATTTTCCAGTAAAAAGTCCTAACCCACGGCCACGGGTGAAAAAGAAGCCTAAAGAGAAGCCATTCTATTTAAATGAGCAATGGGCCTGACAGCACAAAAACGAAGGTTGTCCTGTTGTCAACTAAAAATTAAGAAAACTGGTTGAGCGACCCAACGAAATTCCTAAGACAAGTTTCGAGTTCCTGCATGTGGCGCATAAGCCTAGTTAAACAGATTAATGGAGGAAATAAAAGTATCTATAGCTAAATTCTATATGAAATCAACATCCATCGCCAGTCAGGAGTTCGAAGAGGTCTGGATTATTCATGAAGGCAGGATGTCCAATATAAAGGCTCACAATTTTGTAAAAAAGCACTTTATTGTTATTCATGGCCGATATAACAGACTGCTGCAGCCGGATGACACTACAACTGTACAATATATTATCATGCAATAAAGAGACCATGATTTTTTCTAAAAAAAGAGTTCCTGCTTGTGAGTAGTTTTCTTTAAAACACCccttatattaattaattaaacaaaagGTTATTACAATCATTCATTACAGCATACGCCACGCAGGGCGGGACAGAGTTAACAAGCAACCCATCAGACCTACTAATAAAACCGAACTTAGCAATCTCATGTGCCACCTCATTGGCATGCCGCTTTATTTTTAAAAGCTCAAATTTTGGGACAACTTGGCGATGCACAAAGCCTCTCTCTTCAGGTCAACGAGAGGGGATCTATCAAACTTCTCACTTGCAAGGAAAGAATGAACGAAAGCACAGCCAGTCTCCAAAGTAATAGACTGGTGGAGGGTAATACCGATATAAAGGCCTGCTAGGCAGGCGCGGAGCTCGGCTTCATTGACACTAGTACACCGACAAATAAAATCCCACGAGGAAATGATGATTTCGCCAGTCGAATTTCTAGCAACAACCCCTACACTGGCTACGTTAATGCTCTCCACAAAACTGGCGTTGTGAGTAGTTTGATAATGCTCCGGAGGAACTCAATCCTCTCCTAGCAAACGATGTAACCATTATTGCATGGTAACGATGTGTTTTTTCTTTCTTCCACGTAAATAAAGAAAGTCACTCAAACATTTAGTGTTTCCTTGCCTCTCGTCAGCGCCGCCGCCGACCTGCCTCATCTGTAGATCCCGGCCCTTATCCGCGGGATGACTCATGCTACGTTGTCAGGTGCTTTTTTAGTCtgtttagggtttgtgtcctgtccATGAAGGTGACGCGGTGGGGATTCCCTGAAGATAGAATAAGGTTCTTCCCGTCTAGCCCCCATCCTGGCGGTGCATTTTACGTCGTCGGAGGCAGTTCGTCCGAGGAGCGCATGATAACCGCTACGAAATGGTatgatgttgaagattaactcttcgcttcggaagttatccggagtaCCGAAGACCACGTCCAAGTTGACGCTGCCCGAGCATTGTGTCTCAACTCCTGGTATTATTTGGTTAAAGGTGGTAATGGTAGGGCTTGATTCTTGCCGGATCCATATGCATTTTCTTGATGGTGTCGGTGTATATCAAGTTGAGACTGCTACCCCCGTCAATGAGGACTTGTGTTaggtgaaagccgtccactatggggtTGAGAACCAGGGTGGCGGTGCCTCCGTGACGGATGCTCGTCGGGTGGTCCCtttggtcaaaggtgatcggaatTTCCGACCACGGTCTGTAGGTTGGCGCTGCTAGCTCTACGGCGTAAACATCTCAAAGCGCGTGTTTCCATTCCTTCCTTGTGACGTGTGTGGCGTCGATCATATTCACGTCTTTGAAAAACCCAAAGGACGATGTTCTCCCCGGTGAGGAAGGGGCGATGATGGTGGTGCATCTCAGGATCACTTTAGTGATTGTAGCGTCGCTAGGTGGCCTACAAACATGAATGTGATTGTTACTTCTCATGCTCTTTATACTGCCATGATGTTTGAGAATAACTCAGAAGtttttctaaaaataaaataaaaaatagaggGGCATTATGTCAAATGAAAAATTGGAGTTCCAAGTTTCCAAGCATAAAAATCCATAGTAGTACACATCGCGCGGTGGCTATTGGACGACAAATTATCTGAGCCAGTGACCAACTGACCATGATCGATCGATCTACATACATGCACCAATCTCATGCACGCATGCCGTTTGATCTTGAAATGCATCTCACAGTCGGCGCGTGTTACATACATAGCTTAATTATGTAGCAACGTCGTCGACGGAGGATCTTATGTCGGGCGCGTACCAGCCGAGCTCCTGCGCGACGGCGGCGACCCTCTGCTCCTGGCCCCGCGAGTCACCGATGGCGGTGGTGAAGGGGTAGACGAAGGTGACCTTGGTGGCGACGCAGCGGTAGGCCACCACGCCGGCGTCCTTCTTCACAAGGAACTCCATCACGTCCCGGCCGAAGCCGCCGTCCACCTCCGCCTGGATGTAGTGGCCTGCATACACACACATATGAACCCCGCAAAAAGAAAAGGCATACACACACATATGAACTCCATCGCATCTTCATTCTTGAGCTAAGTGTAACGGAATTCAGTACTATGTAGTTTGGTCCAGCTAGCTGACCGGTCAAGAAAGTTGCAACTAATTTAAATCCGAGTGCGTACCGTGGGGAGTTTGCTGATCAATGTTGAAGCTGACATTCTTCTGCGTCTTGAGGATGGCTTGCCGCAACAACTGAATGAATGGGTGGATTGAAATTTTGAATTAGCTTGGAATCAGTCAGTGAAAGACATATGCTACATTCAGCCACGCATGGTGGATGGATACCTGAGCGGCAGCGTCGGCGGAGGTGGACTCCGGGATGATGAGCGGGGAGGCGACGGAGGAGGAGGCGCCGACGGTGGGGTTGGTGCAGACGCACCCGGGATTGGCGGAGGGGCATGTCCGAATCTTcctgcatccatccatccatcgatcATACTCTACTCATACGCGTGTGGTGACTGGAATGGATAGCAAGAAGAGTGGACGGTCAACTAATCCATGGAAGGTACCTTACCCTTTGGTGTCGAGGCCGAGCTGCAGTGTCCGGGACTGGGAGTAGGGCGTGGAGAAGGGGTTGGCGGCGGCCTGCGCTACTGCAGGAACGACGGCAGCGAGCGTGAGGGGTGAGGTGGACAAGAGCAGTGCTCTCCTGATTGTGGCCGGAGGagcagagggggaggaggagggagccgTTGCAGCGGCGGCagcaatggaagaagaagaagacgacgccaGCGGCGGCCTCATGTCAGTCCAGCTAGCTGAGCTcgcctcttgttttcttttcaagaaaagaaaatgtttttgtTTGCAACTGCACAATTATCTTGGATCGTGGGCGGATCTTATCTCTCCAGGGTGAAGCTGGTCCACAAGCCACATGTGTATATACTCTAGCGATCTAGTCTCACTAAATGGATCTTTTTTTCTCAGCTCAACTCAGCTCGTCGGATTCGATCGTTCCGGACGGCTGACCGATCGAGCTCGTCACGTGGGATTGGATCGTCGACACGACATGCCGGCGGCCACACTAAGCGATCTACCACTAGCTAGCTAATTCATATATGCAGTGCTTGATAATTGTGTGATCGCAGTTTGGCCAGCACATGCATGCATGTACGCTACCGGACGACCTCCCGTGAGCGATCGAGCTGCCGGCTGGGACATCTGGTTCGTGGCTGGTCTCCGTCGTCTTCCTGCGCACCAAACTGTGGGCTCATACGGCGGTCCGAGGTCGAGCTTTCTAGCTAGGCGGCAATGTGGTTGGATTGAGAGCATCTACAGCCCCATCCTTCAAACTGCCCTTGCTCATCGGTCACGAAAACGCAACTCAATTACACCCCTCAGAAAATCATTATACATGTCCGGACTCTCCAGCATCCCTCAAACTCAGCACATATCTCTCTCTCCATTCGCACGGAACGCTAGCTACTTGCTAGTCCACTTCACTTTCGGTCCACTCCGCTTCGCTTCGATCCAACCGCAGTTCATCTCCGATGATCTTCGGCCTTCTCCGACATGACAGACAGTGGAACCGAGTCCGGCAACTTGGATCCATCGACTGAGACCTCGACCCGTGTGAGGACGGGGAGGAGTTTGCCATCCACATGGATCTCCTCATCATATTGTCAACATATACTATGTACAACAAGTATTCATCTCAAAACAACTCCATGATTTTTTTAAACAAACACAACATCCTACTACTTTGTACAACAAGAACAAGGAGGGGTGGGAGAGTagagaaggagggaggaaggagtgCTGACTACCTCATGTTTTAGCTCTGCTCCTCGGCATCGCGCCGGTCATCGGCGTCCGTGGTTGGACAGTTGGGCGAGAGCGTCTGCTTGCGGGAGGGCCTCCTTGTCTGCCGGGACGAGCAACTCGACGGGGGAGCAGAGGCTGGACTGGCGCGGGGGATGGAGGCGGAGGGTCGGCTAGGCGTACGGCGCTTGAGGGCCACAAGCAGCAGCTGCTAGGAACCCTAGCCGTCGGGGTCGGGAGTAGTGGTTTCTCTGCTCGTTTAGAGGCGATTGGCTAGTGGGTTTGCTCATGGTCTTCTAATCATCCCATCGTTTTTCGCTTGGGAGTGGCAAAAGTaggtaaatactccctccgttcctaaatacttgtctttctaggcatttcaacaagtgactacatacggagcaaaatgagtgaatctacactctaaaatatgtctacatacatccgtatgtactagtcatttgaaatgtctagaaagacaagtatttaggaacggagggagtagtacgcaaTTTCTAGAGGACGGCTGAACGGTTCGCTAAGAATCTCGAGAAGTTGAGGTAGATTGGCTGTGAGATTTGCACCACGTGGAAGTTATAGGTTTTACAGAAGCTGATGTCAAAATTTTCCCTTTGGTTAGCTTCTAGCTTTTTGAAAGCCGAAGTTACAAAAATAAGCTCAACCAAACACAGCCTAACTCATGCTTCAAAACTGTACTAACTCATATTTTAAAATTGTACTAACTTGTGCTCCCCCATTTTGAAGCACCACTGTGCTACCATGAAAACACAGTGTACTAAGTTGTGTTCCTACATATTGAAGCAGAATTGTGCTCCCAAGAAGAAACACGCATGTGTTTCGCAAAGTGTGCCAACTTTGTGCTCCCGTGATGCTTCGCTTTTGAAggagcacggttgtgctttcacgcaAAGAATCGGGCGAGGATTTACGGCACGCAAATGCGGGGGCACTCGGGTCCTGGTGGCGTCTTTTTATTTTGACTTTTGATTTTCAAAGTTTTATATCTTAAAAAAAATAAGTTATGTTTTTATATGTGTGTTTCTCGTGACTGACGCTTTGAAATAAGAATCATTTTTAATATATTTTGACGACTTCTAAAAATATATGTTAAGTTTCAATGTTGAAACTTAGTACGAGCGACCGATAAAAATCAATTATTTTGTGTCTACGACTGACAGGAAAAATTACTTAAAATTTATCTCTGCAACTTGTTGAAACTTGGATTTTTAGATGCAAAAAACCATAAGTTTTATCGTTGAAACTTTAAGTTTTTCAAGGGATTTTCTTGTTGAAATCAATTATTCCCATTTTCTCGTTCTTTCGGTCCTCTGCTCGGTTCCTATACATGCAATGCTAGTGCTTGCTCTTCCGATGAAGACCATCCATGCCATGAACAAGATCATCCGAGGATTCTTGTGGTGCGGCAAAGCCCAAGAAAATGGTGGAAACTGCTCTGTTGCATGGGAGACAATCTGCACGCCCAAATGGGCAGGTGGTTTGGGCATACCCGACCTTGCATGGTTGAATGTGGCCTTGGAGGCAAGATAGTCGTGGCTACAGCGAGTGGATCAGCAAAGGCCATCGCGCCACCGGTCTGATAATAGTAGGGGACGGGAATCTAACCCTCTTCTAGGAGGATCATTGCATGGATGGATCCTGTCTTAAGGAAATCGCGCCACCGGTCTATGAGGTAGTCACTCCACGCGCAAGGAAATCAAGATCGCTCAATGATGCCATCTCTTCGAGTGTCTAGGCAACTTATATCAAACCAAACATAGGGCTCGAGGGCCTCTGGCAGTACCTTCATCTATGGCAGAGGGTGCAAGAAGTAACGCTGCAGGAAGGCATGGATGACATCATATCTTGGTCTTGG is from Triticum aestivum cultivar Chinese Spring chromosome 3A, IWGSC CS RefSeq v2.1, whole genome shotgun sequence and encodes:
- the LOC123060208 gene encoding thylakoid lumenal 17.9 kDa protein, chloroplastic; the encoded protein is MRPPLASSSSSSIAAAAATAPSSSPSAPPATIRRALLLSTSPLTLAAVVPAVAQAAANPFSTPYSQSRTLQLGLDTKGKIRTCPSANPGCVCTNPTVGASSSVASPLIIPESTSADAAAQLLRQAILKTQKNVSFNIDQQTPHGHYIQAEVDGGFGRDVMEFLVKKDAGVVAYRCVATKVTFVYPFTTAIGDSRGQEQRVAAVAQELGWYAPDIRSSVDDVAT